The sequence below is a genomic window from Coleofasciculus sp. FACHB-T130.
TTAACACTAACCGTATGGTTGCGGACGACTCGATAATATTGGGGAATGTATGAAATGCTGAGCGCGATCGCGGCATTTAAGACCCCTCGTCCCACCACAAACGCCAGCGTCACCGACAGCAACAGCCCCGGCAACGTATAAATTGTATCCATCAAAAATAGCAGCACCCGATCCAACCTACCACCCAAATAACCGCTGACTAAACCCAACGGCACCCCGATGACAAGGCTCAACACGGTTGCTAAGATAACCACTTGCAGCGCCGCTTGGCTCCCAAATAGGGTGCGAGAGAAAACATCGTACCCTTGGCGACTGGTACCAAACCAATGACGCCACGAGGGCGGCTCATGAATCGGGTTAGCCAAGGACTCCAAAGGATTTTGCACCCATCCCCAAGCCTGAAATGCGGGAGTGAGGAAGGCTATCAACACGAACATCAAGGTGATAACAATTCCCACCCGCATCATCTGCATGGAGAGACTGGGACGCCCAGATAAACGTAAAAGTCGAGGTAAGGGAAGTTTTGTCGGGGTCATCAATATATCCTGGCGATGATAAATCGCGGCTACGCCAACCCCCCTTCAGAAGAAGGGAACAGAAAGCGAAGTCCGGATGCTACGCGGACTTCATTTTAAACCCTTGTCTAGCGGGTTTTGTTGGTATAGCTGCGAATTCTATGCGCCTGATTCCTAAAACCCTTGCTAGACATATTGCTCAATCATTTGGCGGAACTGGCTCTTTTGCTTAACGCCCTTCATCTCACCCACTAATTCTTTGTTTTTGAAGAACTGCACTGTAGGCGTTCCGGTAACACCAGCATT
It includes:
- a CDS encoding ABC transporter permease, which gives rise to MTPTKLPLPRLLRLSGRPSLSMQMMRVGIVITLMFVLIAFLTPAFQAWGWVQNPLESLANPIHEPPSWRHWFGTSRQGYDVFSRTLFGSQAALQVVILATVLSLVIGVPLGLVSGYLGGRLDRVLLFLMDTIYTLPGLLLSVTLAFVVGRGVLNAAIALSISYIPQYYRVVRNHTVSVKTELFIEAAQAMGADTWRVLSRYLFLNVIQSVPVLFTLNAADAILILGSLGFLGLGLADQVPEWGYDLRQALDALPTGIWWTALFPGLAMTLMVVGLSLVGEGLSEFVNPRLRRENWNQKSPE